The genomic region TGAGGgaatctgcatacatttaattttcataaatatgagttttcataaatatgagtgtagtggcgccccctggtgtaaATATCTCTTTATCACACtagctcacctgcagcacgtcATATTCAGGGCTGATGTTGGGGAGCTGCAGACTGGCGTATgtgtccccgtccctccccccctttaaaggaaaagacacacagatggtgtgaatgtaaaatagagttgaaatcaggctgagctgcaaagtgtttcagaagaggaagaagaggaaaggaTGGTGGGACTCACCTTCAGTCTTCTAGACATCCTGGAGACATGGAAATcagagtagagagagaatgtgttatTGCCTCGGCTTATCCAGTATGTCTCTGTAAACCATATTCATTTATTGGATGGGAtagttttaacttttaatttattttactgaaagcaTAATTGCCTCTCAGTATCTGGTCAGAGACTAtggtaattatatattttatcagcAGTAAGATCAAGATGActgtaccttttatttttgtggatacAGAATCCAAaagacagcacatacagacaaatcGGTCCTactattataatatataatggtcctgaaaaaaaataaaaataaaaaatcagtcaTGATGGTTGGACCTCATTCATGCCTAAAAgacttatttaaaatacatcatCAGACATTACTTGTTTATAGATATCCAGCAGTTAAGAAGTTTTTTTATAATAAGGGTAAGAACTGGATCTCCTAATTTTAAACTATTCATAACAATCTGAGTACTCTGCCCCTCCAATTCTATTTAATCAATTTCAGGTCTTGCAGATTCTGGATAAACAACTTCATACAAAACCAGAATAAAGGAAGTTCATTGTCTGTGTCAAATAATATGGAAACAAAGTCATAAACAGAATTAGAGGCCTACATAATTGTAAGCcatagtgaaataaacaatacatcTCCACTGGATTAGTCAGGGTGCAGGGTGTAAAATGTTGGTAACACTTTAATGAGCTGTCTGAATGGTAATAATTGATATTACATCACATATATAACTGTGCTATTTAGGCTTTACGACATATGGAAAAAAGTCAAGTTTTAAGAACAGCCATATATGTAAATACCTGAGTGTTGCTGTGGAGACGGGAGGTGGAGCTCGAGGCTGGAGGAGCCGAGAGTGTTGGTGCTGACGCAGAGGagagtgggcgtgtctccctGTGATTGGCGCATGGTGAGGGAGCTCCTCAGGCCTGTGttccccagctgctcctccctgaTGACTCTGTCAGTAGAGTTAGTGACCCGCAGTCCAGACACACGCCACTCCATGCTGGGAGAGGGATTCCCACGGCTCtcacaggagcagctgatctctgctgcagttctgctgcagtTCCCAGAGATCTGAGGCATGTCTGAACACAGGATCCACAGTTAAAAACAGCACAGTTGCACACATATAACAATAATACgatttatacaattatataatagaTGGGTGTAGTAATATGTTGGTAACACTTTAAATAACAGTTGACTAAGAATAGATGTTTATACACAATTTGCATACATGCcacattttatcattaaatatcACATATACTTCCCTCAACTCCTCTGTGGCATGGCtcggtttgtgggagaggttcaggGCAATCGAAAGACCACACccactggttaagtaggcataGGCATGGAGTGCATAATTAATTAgtccaggtatttaaagtgtgctcCCTTTCCAGTGTGCAGCTGTGACCGGGGAACTCCCGAATCAAGAGAGAGCTGCACCGTCTGTAAGGAGCTGGAAAGCTGCTGTtgggctgttttgtttattttctcttttgttatgttagtttgttgtgttaatttattactttttttctacctggatcccgtgagggtgaaaGGCgaagttgttttgtttcatttctgtagaatcgcacactctctctctacccatttaaaataaagaccGGTAAATATCGGAATTCCCATATCTCCCTGTGCCCAACTCTTCTGTCCACCAAAGGGGGTGTGTCGCAATGCGTGACACCCTCCCCTTGACACGAAGTGTATGAAAGTTAGCATTGCCTTGCTGCAATACTAGGAAAGGCATGAAGGCATGTGGTACAAGATGCGAATACGtacacaaatgaacaaaaaaatatattaaatgctTGCACGGGACACCTaggtttaatttaaaatgggtCTGAACCTTCACATCGGCCTGTTCATGAGCATCACGGTACCACTCAAATTTAAATGGGCGGAGGCCAACACAAACAGGAGTCCTGTCCCAACACAGATTTAATAAAGTGATTGCGggagagttatttatttatttattcaggaaCATGGCTCCTAAAGCTGACCAGATGAGGCCACGCAGTCCCTCCCTGGTTTGACTGCTTTAAATGATATTTGTCAAAATGCGTGAATATAACTGTAAGAGATGGGAACACACGAGGAGAGAAATGTACCTACCATTATCCACTCTATCCTTTGAAGGTGGTGCTCctataaatgaaaaggaaatgacatcattggTTGCTATGCCAACAAGCAAACATATTTAAAGGTCTTGctcccactgtgattcctgtacaacattcccctcccactgtgattcctgtacaacattcccctcccactgtgatttctgtacaacattcccctcctactgtgattcctgtacaacattcccctcccactgcgatttctgtacaacattccccttccactgtgattcctgtacaacattcccctccTACTGCGATTCCTGCACAacattcccctcccactgtgagTTCTGTACAACATTTccctcccactgtgattcctgtacaacattcccctcccactgtgatttctgtacaacattcccctcccactgtgattcctgtacaacataCTCAGAATGTTTCTGTTGTCATTAATACCACTTTTTAATAGCACTGTTTGTGCCAGACTGAAGATCAGCACTGCCAGGATGACTCCTGTCATTGCGTTGCGATGGCACAGTCGAGTCTGTAGTCGGTAGAAAGGTGATGACGTTGCTctgttttgtctctttttttccccaccggGGTCCTCTGTGTGCACTGAAGGAGCTGGGAAATGGAGGGAAGGAACAGCAATCCTGTCAGAAAGAATCGAATcaacaaaagccagcatgaGACCTAGCGGTGGACTTACCACGTACTCACAGACAGTGTACTTTGCAGGTTATGCTACAGCTCTTTAACTGCACACTTAGCATTAATATCAATACAGCGCTGTTAACTTCCCTATCGTACACATGGATGATAATATTTGAATTAGATGAAATATTACTCTCACAATGATGCGGTTTGGATTTCGATTTTTGCTCAATCTGGATAAGGCTGCAATACAGTTAACTACCATGATGATGATAGAAACGCTTCAGTAAAAGAGGGATACACAGTGCATTGAAAGCAAGTGCTTCTGCACAGGTTGGAAACACCTATCTACTCAAGAGTCAGTGTCCCATCTAGGAATTGAACCCGTGACCTTGAGTTGCGAGCCCATTTCCAAAAGCAACACGCTAGGCTACGGGTTCCCTTTCGCTGGGGGAagtgcagagacaggaagtgacccgTACCTGTGGTGTTCCTTCCTGTCTGCACGAGGCTGGGAGGAGAGCGATATCTTGAGCCGACGTCTCCGTGGGGAGCTCCAGATCTCCGGGGTCACTTCACTCCAGGGGTGCTTCTGCACAGGTTGTGGGTGGATCCAGatgtaatataaacatttaaatatcccAGCGTGTTCCCACTTCTCCCCCAGGATTCCCTTTTTGGGGAGCACTTGTTTTCGGCGGGGTGTTTCAGTGTCTAAGGCTGCTGAACATGCTGACGTTTCCACCGGGAACAACGGTTTAGGTGATGTTGTCAAAAGAACCTGAGGGTAACCAGGGGCAACCGCGGTTGAAGGAGTATACCCCTCGACTGCGATGTCCTGCATTGGTCGGAGACGCGAGGCGAAAACAGACGAGCATGAGCTCACTACGAACATCGATGTAGGACGTGAGCAGGcagtttattttggcagttcCCTGTAACACATTTATAAGTATGACGCtgactgcttgtttttttttaatgcagtgtggTCTCAAATGTGTGAACTGCAGTTTAGCACTGAATAGTTTACTGTGCGAATGGAAAAAGTAATCATTTAAATTCTGGATTCTTTAGCTTTGAAAGGTCAATCATTTTCAGCAGTGTTTTTGTGACaggtttgttcattttgtatcaGTTTTTGTCTACCTGTGTGCTGCCTTTTTACTGAAATAgccttttacttttttttttttacccagaaagcaagccatttacatttagcagatatCTCTTATGTGGAGTGACTCACAAGCATAACATTTGTACGTGCAACGTATCCCTTTTCAGGTTTGAATACATCACTCAAGTCAGCGCCCCCCACCTGGGGTCTGAAGCTACCCATGACCTTGAGCGCCAGCAAGCCCGTTTTTTCCCAAAAGCGGCCATGCTACGGGTTCCCTTTCGCAGGGGGAAGAGCAGGGGGAGGAAGTGAGCCGTACCTGTGGTGTTCCTGGAGGTCTGATATCTCCAGCTGGCTGTCTCCGCAGTGAGCTCCAGATCTATGGGTCACTTCAGCTCATCACctgcataaatggaaactgcgAGTGGAGATGTTCCTGCCCACTCTGCAAGGGTCAccgccccaccccaaacctACAGTATAATTAGAAGCATTGTGCTGGCCTTAAAACAGTAGTGAGTAGCTCTAAGGAAGTAAGTAAACCACCTACCCCACCCCCTTGATATTTCTAGTGTGGCTTTTAAGTGGCTTTTACTcttaaagcacacacagacacacaaacacacacattaacacacacacacacacacacacgcatatgaccacacacacacaaacacacacattaacacacacactcatgcacacacattaacacacacacatgcacacacattaacacacacacatacatatacatgcacacacattaacacacacacatacatacacacgcacacacatttacacacactcacgcacacacacacacacacatatagacacacacacacacacattaacacacacatacacacacacacacacattaacacgcAAACAGTGACTAGTACACATGCATCTATGCACAGATATacacaaccacatgcacatgggcacacacaaatgcacaagtacacaaacaaacatgggacatgaatgcacacagacaggttaatggacatacatgcatgtacacacgcgtgcatacacacacacacacatgcatcttacaaacaaacacactacaACAAAATTGCATTTACACCCCTTCATCTCCAACTTAGTTtggacaatttattttcaaacgaTGAACAGTTGACTATAACTTTGTTTGAGGAAACACTTTTATTGCATGAAGTGTAACCTAATAAAGGGGTGAAGATTTACATGAACTTCACTCATGAACCTCTCTTTTATACTTAATTCCACAAACTGTGCAGTCCATTAGCATTTGGACAGTcacataatttttgttgttttggcccaGTACCCAGcacattaataataacaataataataataataataataataataataataataatacatttcttttatatagcgcttttcacagactcaaagatgctttacaacACAGGGAATACAAGcataattatcaaaaaaaaaaaaaaaatacaaatgtacaataaaaGCACATACAATACAGAAGATGCAGTGGGACCAGTGGTGCTGTGGTGGTAGGAGGGGGTGTGATGGACAGAGGGGGAAGACAGACATCAAGGGAAGGCTAGGaaaaagaggtgggttttaaggcgtgatttgaaggaggtgagtgagtctgaggtatggatgtcaggggggagggcattccagagtttgggggtgGAAGCTGAGAAGGTGCGGTCGCCAACAGAACGGAGCTGAGAGGGGAAGGTGGTGAGGAGGCCGGCAGTGGATGAACGTAACTATCTGGGTGGCTGGTAGGGGAGCAGGAGGTCAGAGAGGTATGTGGGTGAGAGGCCATTTAGGGATTTATAGATtaggaggaggagtttgaatgtgatgcgtgatgtgattgggagccagtgtaaatctttcaagACAGGGGTGATGTGAGACCGGGAGGATGTGTGGGAGATTATTCTTGCAGCCGAGTTCTGAACCAGTTGCAGTTTGCGTAGGAGGCGGGAGGGAAGACCAGTGAGGAGAgcgttacagtagtccagtCTGCTAGatatgaatgtatgaatgaGTTTTTCTGCATCGGGATGGGTGAAGGAGGGTTTAAGTCTGGAGATATTGCGTAGatagaaaaatgaaaccttgaCAGTGTTATTGATGTGATTTTCAAATGAGAGGGATGGATCGAGTATGACAGTGAGGTTGCGGAccaggggggaggtggagacagGGGTACCGTCaatggtgagagagaggctgtgtagTTTTGTGAGTTGGGGTTTTGGTCCGATGagaatgatttcagttttttcacagtTGATTTTGAGAAAATTGTGTTGCATCCAGGATTTGACGTGTGTCAGttttcaatgatggcagtgggtGGCTGATTAGTGGATGTAGAGCTGATATAGAtttgggtgtcatctgcatagaaaTGGAAATTGAGACCAAAGCTGTGGAGGATGGGGCCAAGGGAAAGCATATAGATGATGAAGAGCAGGGGACCAAGAACAGAACCTTGTGGGACACCCTGTGTGACAGTGGCAAGATCTGAGGTGTGACCATGGATAGATATGAATTCTGACCGATTTGTGAGGTATGAGTGAAATCAGTTGAGAGATTGGCCAGTAATGCCTAGGTGGGACAGACGGGTGAGGAGGATGTTGTGGTTAACTGTATCAAAAGCAGCAGAGAGATCCAGGAGGATGAGAATGCTATATGCACCAGAGTCAGAGAATATGAGGAGGTCATTTACAACTTTGGTGAGGACtgattctgtgctgtgatggggtTGGAAGCCAGACTGAAGGGGCTCAAAGAGGTTATTGTTGGACATGTAAGAACGGAGTTGGGAAGCAATAACTTTTTACAGGAGTTTGGACATGAATGGGAGGTTGGAGATGGGATGGTAGTTGGAGAGGGTGTTTGGGTCCAGGCCAGGTTTTTTAAGGATTGGGGTGACGGCAGCAGTTTTGAAGATGGAGGGGACAACACAGTGGGTCAGGGACAGGTTAATGAGGTTGGTGATGTAAGGGCAGAGAGTAGGGAGGCAGGCTTTAATcagggcagtgggggtgggatcTAGGGAGCAGGTGGTGGATCTGGCAGGGAAAATGAGTTTGGTGAGTGAGGCACAGTCAATCTGGGTGAAGGtaaaaccggggggggggggcggagaagtTGCGGCAGCAGTAGTAGGGAGTGGTTCATGTAAAGGGGGTGTGGATGAGGTGAGAGTGTGGTGTATATTGGTGATTTTGTGGAAGAACTATAGGAAAGAGTTGCAGAGTGATGTGGAGCCAGATGTAGCATTATTTTCATGGGGGTTGAGAAGTTTGTTAACAGTGGAGAAGAGGGTGCGGGGGTTTCCGTTGGAGTTTTGGATT from Anguilla rostrata isolate EN2019 unplaced genomic scaffold, ASM1855537v3 scaf0241, whole genome shotgun sequence harbors:
- the LOC135246382 gene encoding uncharacterized protein LOC135246382, producing MFVVSSCSSVFASRLRPMQDIAVEGYTPSTAVAPGYPQVLLTTSPKPLFPVETSACSAALDTETPRRKQVLPKKGILGEKWEHAGIFKCLYYIWIHPQPVQKHPWSEVTPEIWSSPRRRRLKISLSSQPRADRKEHHRIAVPSLHFPAPSVHTEDPGGEKKRQNRATSSPFYRLQTRLCHRNAMTGVILAVLIFSLAQTVLLKSGAPPSKDRVDNDMPQISGNCSRTAAEISCSCESRGNPSPSMEWRVSGLRVTNSTDRVIREEQLGNTGLRSSLTMRQSQGDTPTLLCVSTNTLGSSSLELHLPSPQQHSGPLYIIIVGPICLYVLSFGFCIHKNKRMSRRLKVSPTILSSSSSSETLCSSA